Proteins co-encoded in one Euleptes europaea isolate rEulEur1 chromosome 1, rEulEur1.hap1, whole genome shotgun sequence genomic window:
- the MMD gene encoding monocyte to macrophage differentiation factor isoform X2: protein MNHPAPANSRYKPTCYEHAANCYTHAFLIVPAIVGSTLLHRLSDDGWEKITAWMYGVGLCALFIVSTVFHIISWKKSHLRTMEHCFHMCDRMMIYIFIAASYAPWLNLRELGPLASHMRWFIWLMAAGGTIYVFLYHERYKIVELFFYLAMGFSPALVVTSMNNTDGLQEVAWGGLIYCMGVIFFKSDGIIPFAHAIWHLFVATAAAVHYYAIWKYLYRSPAEIIRHL, encoded by the exons ATGAACCATCCAGCTCCAGCAAACAGCCGTTATAAACCCACTTGCTATGAGCATGCTGCTAACTGTTATACTCATGCG TTCCTCATTGTTCCAGCAATTGTGGGTAGCACACTGCTCCATCGTCTCTCTGATGACGGATGGGAAAAGATAACTGCATGGATGTATGGAGTTGGCCTTTGTGCGCTCTTCATTGTGTCCACAGTGTTTCATATAATTTCCTGGAAAAAGAGTCATCTGAG GACCATGGAGCACTGCTTTCATATGTGTGATAGAATGATGATCTATATCTTTATCGCAGCATCCTATGCACCATG GTTAAATCTTCGTGAGCTTGGACCTCTGGCATCCCATATGCGTTGGTTTATCTGGCTTATGGCTGCTGGAGGAACCATTTATGTATTTCTTTACCATGAAAG GTATAAAATTGTGGAGCTCTTCTTCTACTTAGCAATGGGCTTTTCCCCTGCTCTAGTAGTAACGTCTATG AACAATACTGATGGACTTCAAGAAGTTGCCTGGGGAGGCTTAATTTATTGCATGGGAGTGATCTTCTTCAAGAGTGATGGGATCATTCCATTTGCCCATGCCATCTGGCATCTGTttgttgccacagctgctgcagtTCATTATTACGCTATCTGGAAGTATCTTTATCGTAGCCCTGCAGAGATCATCCGTCACTTATGA